The genomic interval GATGACCTCACCCGCGTGCAACATCAGATATTCGAGGATCCGGTATTCGAAGGCCGTCAGCTCGACCGCGGCACCCTCCACGCGGACGCACTCGGCCCGGGTGTCGAGGGCGAGCGATCCGAAGGTGAGCACCGGGTTCGCGAATCCCGCCGCGCGCCGCACGAGCGCCCTGAGGCGCGCCAGCAATTCCTCTATCTCGAAGGGCTTGACGAGATAATCATCCGCGCCCGCGCCGAGACCCTCGACCTTGTCCTGCCAGCGCCCGCGCGCGGTCAGGATCAAGACGGGGAAGCTCAGCCCGGCTGCCCGCCACCGCCGGATCACCTCGATTCCCGGCAGCTTGGGCAGGCCCAGGTCCACGATGGCCAGATCCACGGGGTAATCGCGGCCGATGAACGCCCCTTCCTCCCCGTCCGCCGCGAGGTCCACCACATAGCCTTCGACGCGCAAGCGCTCCGCGAGCTGCTCGCGCAACGGCGCCTCGTCCTCTACGACCAGGGCGCGCATGCTGCCCGCGTGGCACGCCCCTCAGGGCCGGACCGCGCCGGTGCGCGGGTCCACCTCCAAGACGCGGACGCGCCCGTCGCGGGAGAGGATCTTGACGCGCTGGGAACCGCTCTTGGGTTTCACCCCGAGCACCCGGCCCCCCGTGGCCCGGCGCGCGATGGATGCGGCCCGGTCGCGGTCGGAGGGCGCTCCCTGTATGCCGCCCGGCGGATCGTTCTGGCGGCGGCCCTGGGGCTGGGCGCACAACGGCACGACCAGGAGGCAGGTCAGTGTCAGGCGGGCA from Pseudomonadota bacterium carries:
- a CDS encoding response regulator transcription factor, giving the protein MRALVVEDEAPLREQLAERLRVEGYVVDLAADGEEGAFIGRDYPVDLAIVDLGLPKLPGIEVIRRWRAAGLSFPVLILTARGRWQDKVEGLGAGADDYLVKPFEIEELLARLRALVRRAAGFANPVLTFGSLALDTRAECVRVEGAAVELTAFEYRILEYLMLHAGEVISKSELAEHLYHEDQDHDSNVLEVMLARLRRKLDPERVLNPIETLRGRGYRFRLLKSSGPSV